One genomic segment of Esox lucius isolate fEsoLuc1 chromosome 15, fEsoLuc1.pri, whole genome shotgun sequence includes these proteins:
- the ttbk2a gene encoding tau-tubulin kinase 2 isoform X2, with protein MSAVAAEQADILSVLVVVKERWKVAKKIGGGGFGEIYEALDLLNRSSVALKVESAQQPKQVLKMEVAVLKKLQGKDHVCRFVGCGRNDRFNYVVMELQGRNLADLRRSMTRGTFTVSTTLRLGRQILEAIESIHSVGFLHRDIKPSNFAMGRFPSTCRTCYMLDFGLARQFTNSCQEVRPPRPVAGFRGTVRYASVNAHKNKEMGRHDDLWSLFYMLVEFMVGQLPWRKIKDKEHVGKLKDTYDHRLMLKHLPAEFTVFLDHIAGLDYFTKPDYQLLMSVFDNSMKTYNVVENDPYDWERTGSDGTLTISTTASTPQHHTRLTPALMGMANASLVPGDLARENTDDVLQDEQLSDNGENNPPPDRLPGSPSMPRANQEADVWEELDRNRNRIRNAAWKAATEEEHSNNLGALQSPYANPSLGSPVRVHSELVGSGQDGGGPLLRKLRNIHSFELDRRLTLEAKPSPERFLESCSGKQLEGSRQQQVNGSDMGQGLAPSVPAGGPTGPGRGGTDRVWHYDEEFQSGGGTNGSSPKPASPHSPGSPSSGGFVALNLSSGRGEVDSRDWVMVERPSESPETGARAKATTSPSEEEQEDLELMEVPPGDRESSRESSGPGQAHGDRDGVVQGSPGQRGGSPRADRLELSVGLPGSLPPVTASSPAEALVEGALTQLTAQRSQTGSDRAPQYLQLERRGEPAAETQQPQDNAATVDIHAPHGLDCLPTSTHASSQPGSPTTLDEFPLADTQVNGGQTHPNPQTHAKAHSPLPSRVSSPRSPLSLCSPHTPRSDSPRSPLSPCSLHSPRSDSPRPHLSPVLANGHLSPPANGQEAGSDGGAFPEFKDREEDQLQPNGGDEENAGVQAPALTSSSPPSVPRRDPSRRLSRIPVLEASGLLDLPPAPGSAMEKLLLKKAHNHGGGAPSPVASPSLPHRGPAVASLPRGEPLSSASDRSETGDESFQGSRSDRQGEDAPSLSSSSSPLSRKSRIPRPVNPPSLAPEYLPRPPPGKPPSRAAVEGRLRRYRIRAGSTSDSDLLTCLAQLMHHGHPGAPARGSPQHGRSSQHGGSRVGVCSLTSSPHHHRSSSASPRSSSSLQRSVSSSPSRHEHRGGERGVCLGRSRSPPSFSGSPPPPRRSYPHHHQEMCCGRQARSVPFHHPRGKACSREERERKCSGKLSSR; from the exons GTAAGGACCACGTGTGTCGCTTCGTCGGATGCGGCCGCAACGACCGCTTCAACTACGTGGTGATGGAGCTCCAGGGGCGGAACCTGGCCGACCTGCGGAGGAGCATGACCCGGGGCACCTTCACAGTCAGCACCACCCTGAGGCTGGGCCGACAGATACTGGAGGCCATAGAGAGTATCCACTCTGTCGGCTTCCTGCACAGAGACATCAAACCA TCCAATTTCGCAATGGGCCGTTTCCCCAGTACCTGCAGGACGTGCTACATGCTGGACTTTGGTCTGGCGCGTCAGTTCACCAACTCGTGCCAAGAGGTCCGGCCG CCTCGGCCAGTAGCGGGGTTCAGGGGTACGGTCCGTTACGCTTCTGTCAATGCACACAAGAACAAGGAGATGGGTCGGCACGACGACCTGTGGTCTCTCTTCTACATGCTGGTGGAGTTCATGGTTGGCCAGTTGCCATGGAGAAAAATCAAAGACAAG GAGCATGTAGGGAAGCTGAAAGACACGTATGACCACCGGCTCATGCTAAAACACCTGCCTGCCGAGTTCACTGTCTTCCTGGATCACATCGCTGGTCTGGATTACTTCACAAAACCAGACTATCAG CTGCTGATGTCAGTGTTCGACAACAGTATGAAGACCTACAACGTGGTGGAGAACGACCCGTATGACTGGGAGCGGACCGGTTCTGACGGGACGCTGACCATCAGCACCACAGCCAGCACCCCTCAGCACCACACTCGCCTCACACCCGCACTCATGGG CATGGCGAACGCCTCCCTGGTTCCGGGAGACCTGGCGAGGGAGAACACGGATGATGTGCTGCAGGATGAGCAGCTTAGTGACAACGGGGAGAACAACCCTCCTCCAGACCGCCTCCCCGGATCCCCCAGCATGCCACGGGCTAACCAGGAAGCAGACGTCTGGGAGGAGCTGGACCGCAACCGCAACCGGATCAGGAATGCCGCCTGGAAG GCAGCCACAGAGGAGGAgcacagcaacaacctgggggCCCTTCAGAGCCCCTACGCCAACCCCAGTCTGGGCTCTCCTGTTCGGGTACACTCTGAGTTGGTGGGCTCAGGGCAGGATGGTGGTGGTCCCTTGCTCAGGAAGCTCCGTAACATCCACAGCTTTGAGCTGGACAGGAGGCTGACCCTGGAGGCCAAACCCAGCCCGGAACGCTTCCTGGAGTCATG CTCAGGCAAGCAGCTGGAGGGTTCAAGGCAGCAGCAGGTGAATGGGTCTGACATGGGTCAGGGCCTGGCTCCGTCTGTACCCGCTGGTGGTCCCACAGGACCCGGCCGTGGTGGTACGGACCGAGTCTGGCACTATGACGAAGAGTTCCAGTCTGGTGGCGGCACCAATGGCAGCTCGCCCAAGCCGGCGTCCCCTCACTCCCCCGGCTCCCCTAGCAGCGGGGGCTTCGTGGCCCTCAACCTAAGCTCCGGCAGGGGGGAGGTGGACTCCAGGGACTGGGTGATGGTGGAGAGGCCCAGCGAGTCCCCGGAAACGGGAGCCAGGGCAAAGGCCACGACCAGCCCGTCTGAGGAGGAACAAGAGGACCTGGAGTTGATGGAGGTGCCTCCGGGGGACAGGGAGAGTTCGAGGGAAAGCTCCGGTCCTGGGCAGGCTCATGGGGACAGGGATGGGGTCGTCCAGGGGTCACCAGGGCAGAGGGGCGGATCCCCCAGAGCAGACAGGCTGGAGCTGAGTGTGGGACTCCCTGGAAGCCTGCCACCTGTCACTGCTTCCAGCCCCGCTGAAGCCCTGGTGGAGGGAGCGCTCACACAG TTGACAGCTCAGCGGTCCCAGACTGGCTCAGATCGGGCTCCACAGTACCTCCAGCTGGAGAGACGGGGGGAACCAGCCGCAGAGACCCAGCAGCCCCAGGATAATGCAGCTACCGTTGACATCCACGCCCCCCATGGCCTGGATTGCCTGCCCACCTCTACGCATGCCTCCTCCCAGCCCGGGAGCCCCACCACCCTTGATGAGTTTCCCCTGGCTGATACCCAGGTCAACGGAGGACAGACTCACCCCAACCCCCAGACCCATGCCAAAGCCCATAGCCCCTTGCCAAGTCGGGTGTCATCTCCTCGctccccactctccctctgttctcctcatACTCCACGCTCTGATTCTCCTcgctcccccctctccccctgctCTCTTCATTCTCCACGTTCTGATTCTCCTCGCCCCCACCTCAGCCCAGTGTTGGCCAACGGACACCTCTCTCCTCCAGCCAATGGCCAGGAGGCCGGCTCGGATGGCGGAGCCTTCCCGGAGTTCAAAGACCGTGAGGAGGACCAGCTCCAGCCCAACGGTGGAGATGAGGAGAACGCCGGTGTCCAAGCGCCAGCTCTGACTTCCTCCTCTCCGCCCTCCGTCCCACGTAGAGACCCCTCCCGTAGGCTCAGCCGCATCCCGGTCTTGGAGGCTTCTGGCCTGTTGGACCTCCCTCCTGCGCCTGGTTCGGCCATGGAGAAGCTGCTCCTGAAGAAAGCCCACAACCACGGTGGAGGAGCGCCCTCCCCAGtggcctccccctctctcccccaccgcGGCCCCGCTGTCGCCTCGCTCCCTCGCGGCGAGCCGCTGTCCTCCGCCTCGGACCGCTCGGAGACAGGCGACGAGTCGTTCCAGGGATCGCGCTCCGACCGCCAGGGGGAGGACGCCCcgtccctgtcctcctcctccagccccCTGTCCCGTAAGAGCCGGATCCCTCGGCCCGTCAACCCACCGAGCCTGGCTCCAGAGTACCTGCCACGCCCACCCCCGGGGAAACCGCCCAGTCGCGCTGCAGTGGAGGGCAG ACTGAGGCGGTACCGTATCCGTGCGGGCAGCACCAGCGACTCCGACCTCCTGACCTGCCTGGCCCAGCTGATGCACCACGGTCATCCCGGCGCTCCTGCCCGCGGCTCCCCCCAGCACGGACGCTCCTCCCAGCACGGAGGCTCCCGGGTGGGCGTGTGTAGCCTGACCAGCTCCCCCCACCATCACCGTAGCTCCAGCGCCTCCCCGCGCAgctcctcctccctccagcGCTCggtctcctcctccccctcccgcCATGAACACCGCGGGGGGGAGAGAGGCGTGTGCCTCGGCCGTTCCCGCTCCCCTCCTAGCTTCTCCGGGTCCCCCCCTCCTCCGCGGCGCTcctacccccaccaccaccaggagATGTGCTGTGGCCGCCAGGCCCGCTCCGTCCCCTTCCACCACCCCAGGGGTAAAGCCTGCAGCCgcgaggagagggagaggaagtgcTCCGGCAAGCTGAGCAGCAGATAG
- the ttbk2a gene encoding tau-tubulin kinase 2 isoform X1, with the protein MSAVAAEQADILSVLVVVKERWKVAKKIGGGGFGEIYEALDLLNRSSVALKVESAQQPKQVLKMEVAVLKKLQGKDHVCRFVGCGRNDRFNYVVMELQGRNLADLRRSMTRGTFTVSTTLRLGRQILEAIESIHSVGFLHRDIKPSNFAMGRFPSTCRTCYMLDFGLARQFTNSCQEVRPPRPVAGFRGTVRYASVNAHKNKEMGRHDDLWSLFYMLVEFMVGQLPWRKIKDKEHVGKLKDTYDHRLMLKHLPAEFTVFLDHIAGLDYFTKPDYQLLMSVFDNSMKTYNVVENDPYDWERTGSDGTLTISTTASTPQHHTRLTPALMGMANASLVPGDLARENTDDVLQDEQLSDNGENNPPPDRLPGSPSMPRANQEADVWEELDRNRNRIRNAAWKAATEEEHSNNLGALQSPYANPSLGSPVRVHSELVGSGQDGGGPLLRKLRNIHSFELDRRLTLEAKPSPERFLESCSGKQLEGSRQQQVNGSDMGQGLAPSVPAGGPTGPGRGGTDRVWHYDEEFQSGGGTNGSSPKPASPHSPGSPSSGGFVALNLSSGRGEVDSRDWVMVERPSESPETGARAKATTSPSEEEQEDLELMEVPPGDRESSRESSGPGQAHGDRDGVVQGSPGQRGGSPRADRLELSVGLPGSLPPVTASSPAEALVEGALTQLPTSPPSLPEEMLARMSSPLLLRSPSPLTQTLLTTLSDPLHQRDPPGMRRSYSADQHHHQQHLLRPTLSSSCHASLPPPPPHPGSARNQSPAGRRKLPAIPAGAANCKFPSVIRITRAQLQQLTAQRSQTGSDRAPQYLQLERRGEPAAETQQPQDNAATVDIHAPHGLDCLPTSTHASSQPGSPTTLDEFPLADTQVNGGQTHPNPQTHAKAHSPLPSRVSSPRSPLSLCSPHTPRSDSPRSPLSPCSLHSPRSDSPRPHLSPVLANGHLSPPANGQEAGSDGGAFPEFKDREEDQLQPNGGDEENAGVQAPALTSSSPPSVPRRDPSRRLSRIPVLEASGLLDLPPAPGSAMEKLLLKKAHNHGGGAPSPVASPSLPHRGPAVASLPRGEPLSSASDRSETGDESFQGSRSDRQGEDAPSLSSSSSPLSRKSRIPRPVNPPSLAPEYLPRPPPGKPPSRAAVEGRLRRYRIRAGSTSDSDLLTCLAQLMHHGHPGAPARGSPQHGRSSQHGGSRVGVCSLTSSPHHHRSSSASPRSSSSLQRSVSSSPSRHEHRGGERGVCLGRSRSPPSFSGSPPPPRRSYPHHHQEMCCGRQARSVPFHHPRGKACSREERERKCSGKLSSR; encoded by the exons GTAAGGACCACGTGTGTCGCTTCGTCGGATGCGGCCGCAACGACCGCTTCAACTACGTGGTGATGGAGCTCCAGGGGCGGAACCTGGCCGACCTGCGGAGGAGCATGACCCGGGGCACCTTCACAGTCAGCACCACCCTGAGGCTGGGCCGACAGATACTGGAGGCCATAGAGAGTATCCACTCTGTCGGCTTCCTGCACAGAGACATCAAACCA TCCAATTTCGCAATGGGCCGTTTCCCCAGTACCTGCAGGACGTGCTACATGCTGGACTTTGGTCTGGCGCGTCAGTTCACCAACTCGTGCCAAGAGGTCCGGCCG CCTCGGCCAGTAGCGGGGTTCAGGGGTACGGTCCGTTACGCTTCTGTCAATGCACACAAGAACAAGGAGATGGGTCGGCACGACGACCTGTGGTCTCTCTTCTACATGCTGGTGGAGTTCATGGTTGGCCAGTTGCCATGGAGAAAAATCAAAGACAAG GAGCATGTAGGGAAGCTGAAAGACACGTATGACCACCGGCTCATGCTAAAACACCTGCCTGCCGAGTTCACTGTCTTCCTGGATCACATCGCTGGTCTGGATTACTTCACAAAACCAGACTATCAG CTGCTGATGTCAGTGTTCGACAACAGTATGAAGACCTACAACGTGGTGGAGAACGACCCGTATGACTGGGAGCGGACCGGTTCTGACGGGACGCTGACCATCAGCACCACAGCCAGCACCCCTCAGCACCACACTCGCCTCACACCCGCACTCATGGG CATGGCGAACGCCTCCCTGGTTCCGGGAGACCTGGCGAGGGAGAACACGGATGATGTGCTGCAGGATGAGCAGCTTAGTGACAACGGGGAGAACAACCCTCCTCCAGACCGCCTCCCCGGATCCCCCAGCATGCCACGGGCTAACCAGGAAGCAGACGTCTGGGAGGAGCTGGACCGCAACCGCAACCGGATCAGGAATGCCGCCTGGAAG GCAGCCACAGAGGAGGAgcacagcaacaacctgggggCCCTTCAGAGCCCCTACGCCAACCCCAGTCTGGGCTCTCCTGTTCGGGTACACTCTGAGTTGGTGGGCTCAGGGCAGGATGGTGGTGGTCCCTTGCTCAGGAAGCTCCGTAACATCCACAGCTTTGAGCTGGACAGGAGGCTGACCCTGGAGGCCAAACCCAGCCCGGAACGCTTCCTGGAGTCATG CTCAGGCAAGCAGCTGGAGGGTTCAAGGCAGCAGCAGGTGAATGGGTCTGACATGGGTCAGGGCCTGGCTCCGTCTGTACCCGCTGGTGGTCCCACAGGACCCGGCCGTGGTGGTACGGACCGAGTCTGGCACTATGACGAAGAGTTCCAGTCTGGTGGCGGCACCAATGGCAGCTCGCCCAAGCCGGCGTCCCCTCACTCCCCCGGCTCCCCTAGCAGCGGGGGCTTCGTGGCCCTCAACCTAAGCTCCGGCAGGGGGGAGGTGGACTCCAGGGACTGGGTGATGGTGGAGAGGCCCAGCGAGTCCCCGGAAACGGGAGCCAGGGCAAAGGCCACGACCAGCCCGTCTGAGGAGGAACAAGAGGACCTGGAGTTGATGGAGGTGCCTCCGGGGGACAGGGAGAGTTCGAGGGAAAGCTCCGGTCCTGGGCAGGCTCATGGGGACAGGGATGGGGTCGTCCAGGGGTCACCAGGGCAGAGGGGCGGATCCCCCAGAGCAGACAGGCTGGAGCTGAGTGTGGGACTCCCTGGAAGCCTGCCACCTGTCACTGCTTCCAGCCCCGCTGAAGCCCTGGTGGAGGGAGCGCTCACACAG cTCCCCACCTCTCCTCCGTCCCTGCCTGAGGAGATGCTGGCCAGGATGTCCAGTCCCCTGCTCCTGCGCTCTCCCAGCCCGCTCACCCAGACCCTCCTCACCACCTTGTCGGACCCCCTGCACCAGAGAGACCCCCCTGGGATGAGGCGCAGCTACTCAGCcgaccaacaccaccaccaacagcaCCTCCTCCGTCCCACCTTATCCTCCTCCTGCCACGCCTCCCTTCCTCCGCCACCTCCTCACCCTGGTTCAGCCCGTAACCAATCGCCTGCCGGGCGCAGGAAATTGCCCGCGATCCCGGCGGGTGCCGCCAACTGCAAGTTCCCTTCCGTTATACGCATAACGCGAGCCCAACTCCAGCAG TTGACAGCTCAGCGGTCCCAGACTGGCTCAGATCGGGCTCCACAGTACCTCCAGCTGGAGAGACGGGGGGAACCAGCCGCAGAGACCCAGCAGCCCCAGGATAATGCAGCTACCGTTGACATCCACGCCCCCCATGGCCTGGATTGCCTGCCCACCTCTACGCATGCCTCCTCCCAGCCCGGGAGCCCCACCACCCTTGATGAGTTTCCCCTGGCTGATACCCAGGTCAACGGAGGACAGACTCACCCCAACCCCCAGACCCATGCCAAAGCCCATAGCCCCTTGCCAAGTCGGGTGTCATCTCCTCGctccccactctccctctgttctcctcatACTCCACGCTCTGATTCTCCTcgctcccccctctccccctgctCTCTTCATTCTCCACGTTCTGATTCTCCTCGCCCCCACCTCAGCCCAGTGTTGGCCAACGGACACCTCTCTCCTCCAGCCAATGGCCAGGAGGCCGGCTCGGATGGCGGAGCCTTCCCGGAGTTCAAAGACCGTGAGGAGGACCAGCTCCAGCCCAACGGTGGAGATGAGGAGAACGCCGGTGTCCAAGCGCCAGCTCTGACTTCCTCCTCTCCGCCCTCCGTCCCACGTAGAGACCCCTCCCGTAGGCTCAGCCGCATCCCGGTCTTGGAGGCTTCTGGCCTGTTGGACCTCCCTCCTGCGCCTGGTTCGGCCATGGAGAAGCTGCTCCTGAAGAAAGCCCACAACCACGGTGGAGGAGCGCCCTCCCCAGtggcctccccctctctcccccaccgcGGCCCCGCTGTCGCCTCGCTCCCTCGCGGCGAGCCGCTGTCCTCCGCCTCGGACCGCTCGGAGACAGGCGACGAGTCGTTCCAGGGATCGCGCTCCGACCGCCAGGGGGAGGACGCCCcgtccctgtcctcctcctccagccccCTGTCCCGTAAGAGCCGGATCCCTCGGCCCGTCAACCCACCGAGCCTGGCTCCAGAGTACCTGCCACGCCCACCCCCGGGGAAACCGCCCAGTCGCGCTGCAGTGGAGGGCAG ACTGAGGCGGTACCGTATCCGTGCGGGCAGCACCAGCGACTCCGACCTCCTGACCTGCCTGGCCCAGCTGATGCACCACGGTCATCCCGGCGCTCCTGCCCGCGGCTCCCCCCAGCACGGACGCTCCTCCCAGCACGGAGGCTCCCGGGTGGGCGTGTGTAGCCTGACCAGCTCCCCCCACCATCACCGTAGCTCCAGCGCCTCCCCGCGCAgctcctcctccctccagcGCTCggtctcctcctccccctcccgcCATGAACACCGCGGGGGGGAGAGAGGCGTGTGCCTCGGCCGTTCCCGCTCCCCTCCTAGCTTCTCCGGGTCCCCCCCTCCTCCGCGGCGCTcctacccccaccaccaccaggagATGTGCTGTGGCCGCCAGGCCCGCTCCGTCCCCTTCCACCACCCCAGGGGTAAAGCCTGCAGCCgcgaggagagggagaggaagtgcTCCGGCAAGCTGAGCAGCAGATAG